The following are from one region of the Streptococcus sp. 1643 genome:
- the gdhA gene encoding NADP-specific glutamate dehydrogenase, whose product MTSAKDYIQSVFATVKARNGHEAEFLQAVEEFFSTLEPVFEKHPEYIEENILARITEPERVISFRVPWVDREGKVQVNRGYRVQFNSAVGPYKGGLRFHPTVNQGILKFLGFEQIFKNVLTGLPIGGGKGGSDFDPKGKTDAEVMRFCQSFMTELQKYIGPSLDVPAGDIGVGGREIGYLYGQYKRLNQFDAGVLTGKPLGFGGSLIRPEATGYGLVYYTEEMLKANGNSFAGKKVVISGSGNVAQYALQKATELGATVISVSDSNGYVIDENGIDFDLLVDVKEKRRARLTEYAAEKATATYHEGSVWTYAGNYDIALPCATQNEINGEAAKRLVAQGVICVSEGANMPSDLDAIKVYKENGILYGPAKAANAGGVAVSALEMSQNSLRLSWTREEVDGRLKDIMTNIFNTAKTTAETYGLGTDYLAGANIAAFENVANAMIAQGIV is encoded by the coding sequence ATGACATCTGCTAAAGACTATATCCAAAGCGTGTTTGCAACTGTGAAAGCTCGTAACGGGCATGAGGCTGAATTTCTCCAGGCGGTTGAAGAATTCTTCAGCACTTTGGAACCTGTATTTGAAAAACATCCCGAGTATATCGAAGAAAACATCTTGGCACGTATCACTGAGCCTGAGCGCGTGATTTCTTTCCGTGTTCCTTGGGTTGACCGTGAAGGTAAAGTCCAAGTCAACCGTGGTTACCGTGTTCAATTCAACTCAGCTGTTGGACCATATAAAGGCGGACTTCGTTTCCACCCAACTGTAAACCAAGGGATCTTGAAATTCCTCGGCTTCGAACAAATCTTTAAAAACGTCTTGACTGGACTTCCAATCGGTGGAGGTAAAGGGGGATCAGACTTCGATCCTAAAGGAAAGACTGACGCTGAAGTGATGCGCTTCTGCCAAAGCTTTATGACAGAATTGCAAAAATACATCGGACCATCACTTGACGTACCTGCTGGTGATATCGGTGTCGGTGGACGTGAGATTGGTTACCTTTACGGACAATACAAACGCCTCAACCAATTTGATGCTGGTGTCTTGACTGGTAAACCTCTTGGATTTGGTGGTAGCTTGATTCGTCCAGAAGCAACTGGTTATGGATTGGTTTACTACACTGAAGAAATGCTCAAAGCTAATGGTAACAGTTTTGCTGGTAAGAAAGTGGTTATTTCAGGTTCTGGTAACGTAGCTCAATACGCTCTTCAAAAAGCGACTGAACTTGGTGCAACTGTTATCTCTGTATCTGACTCAAACGGTTATGTCATCGACGAAAATGGTATTGACTTTGATCTTTTGGTTGATGTTAAAGAAAAACGCCGTGCTCGTTTGACTGAGTACGCAGCTGAGAAAGCAACTGCTACTTACCATGAAGGTTCTGTATGGACTTACGCTGGAAACTACGACATCGCTCTTCCATGTGCGACTCAAAACGAAATCAACGGTGAAGCAGCTAAACGTTTGGTTGCTCAAGGCGTTATCTGTGTATCTGAAGGTGCTAACATGCCTAGTGACCTTGATGCGATTAAAGTCTACAAAGAAAACGGAATCCTTTACGGACCTGCCAAAGCTGCCAACGCTGGTGGTGTAGCTGTATCAGCGCTTGAAATGAGCCAAAACAGCCTTCGCCTTTCATGGACTCGTGAAGAAGTTGATGGACGCCTCAAAGACATCATGACCAACATCTTCAACACAGCTAAAACAACTGCTGAAACATACGGACTTGGTACCGACTACCTTGCAGGAGCAAATATCGCTGCCTTCGAAAACGTAGCAAACGCTATGATTGCACAAGGTATTGTTTAA